CTTTATAAAAACGTTAACAGATCTTTACACAATTTCATGATCATGGGTAAAAACCATTTATAATAATTTTCCAGGAATAATATTATATTTTTTCATCATGAATGATATAATTTTATATGTAATTTTTAAAAGACTCTGATCCTTTATGTTTGAATAATCAATATTATTTATAATATTATGTTTTAAGTCCTGCAAATGCTGAAACAATATATATTATAATATTTCTTTTTTTATACCTTGATTCTTCTTATCATATATCCATGGATTATATACCAATTTATATACAAAGCATGGCAGGCTTTCCATGATAAAGCCAGTTACCTGCGCTATCCTTGATTATATACCAATTTATATACAAAGCATGGATCATGCTATTAATACAATATTATCTCTTTTATGACATATATCATAGTTTTTAAATTTCCCTGATATTAAGGATATGGTTTTTATCAAGGTAATAAAACGAATGTTTGCTTTTGTTCAATTTATAAATTTTAATTCATACATATTAAAATAAAATGTTTATAAATATAAAAACTTCCATGATAAATATTTAAATATCCTCTAAATATCGTTTTTCATGGATTATGATGATGTCATGCTTAAGACCATAGGCCTTAAGGACAAAATGGATCTATTTAAGGATATACCTGAATCACTTAGAATAGACATCGATCTTGGCCCTGAAATAGGCGAGATGGAGCTTATAAAGCAGTTTTATGAGATTTCAAAAATGAACAAAAAACCGGAACATTTCTTCCTTGGTAATGGTATATACAGAAGGTATATACCATCACTGGTTGATGAAATTATCTCAAGATATGAATTTTTAACTTCTTACACGCCATATCAGCCTGAAATATCTCAGGGAATACTTCAAGCCCTTTTTGAATACCAGAGCCTGATATGCGATTTAACCGGGATGGACGTGACAAATTCTTCAATGTATGATGGTTTCACGGCCCTTGCAGAGGCTGTGAGGATGGCATATAGAATAAACGGCCGCAGTGAGGTATTAATTCCGGAGAATCTATATAAATCAAAGAGGAGCGTTATAAATAATTACATTCATGGCCTTGGCATAAAGTTAATTGAATATAAATTTAACAATGGTTTGATAGATCTGGAAGATCTAAACAATAAGATCAGCAATAACACATGTGCCATTATTGGGGAAATTCCCAATTCATATGGAATCCTGGATAAAAATGTCTTTGAAATCAAGGACATAAAAAAGGATTCAATTCTTATAAGCTATTACGATCCGGTATCACTTGGAATAATAAAGCCGCCAGGTGAGTATGACGCAGACATAGCCGTTGCAGAAGGCCAACAGCTTGGAATACATATGAACTATGGTGGCCCGCTCCTTGGTCTTTTCTCATTCAAGAAGGATTATATACATAAATCTCCAGGAAGATTAATCGGTGAATCAAACGATGTAAACGGCAGGCGCGCCTTTGTCATGACGCTACAGGCCAGGGAACAGCACATAAGACGCGCCAGGGCAACAAGCAATATATGCTCAAACCAGGCATTGCTTGCAATAGCGGCCTCTGTATATCTTTCGGTTAATGGCGCATCAGGATTGTACAATATTGCAATGAAAACAATTGAGAATTCCGAAAAGCTTCGGAGATTCATGAAATCCATTGGTATAGAGCCTGTATTTAATCAAAGGAGCTTTTCTGATAACCTATTCAATGTAAAAATAAAAGACTTTGATGAGAAGCTTAAAAATAATGATATTGCAGGCGGCATAAAATACAGGGATATTACAGGTTCTGGGGAAGATACC
This window of the Picrophilus oshimae DSM 9789 genome carries:
- the gcvPA gene encoding aminomethyl-transferring glycine dehydrogenase subunit GcvPA — encoded protein: MDYDDVMLKTIGLKDKMDLFKDIPESLRIDIDLGPEIGEMELIKQFYEISKMNKKPEHFFLGNGIYRRYIPSLVDEIISRYEFLTSYTPYQPEISQGILQALFEYQSLICDLTGMDVTNSSMYDGFTALAEAVRMAYRINGRSEVLIPENLYKSKRSVINNYIHGLGIKLIEYKFNNGLIDLEDLNNKISNNTCAIIGEIPNSYGILDKNVFEIKDIKKDSILISYYDPVSLGIIKPPGEYDADIAVAEGQQLGIHMNYGGPLLGLFSFKKDYIHKSPGRLIGESNDVNGRRAFVMTLQAREQHIRRARATSNICSNQALLAIAASVYLSVNGASGLYNIAMKTIENSEKLRRFMKSIGIEPVFNQRSFSDNLFNVKIKDFDEKLKNNDIAGGIKYRDITGSGEDTWRFFSVTEMNDDNDFNALLKLGD